The Streptomyces sp. NBC_01197 genome window below encodes:
- a CDS encoding WhiB family transcriptional regulator → MQIEAHAPSVPPSQTLSPPVAPEDPTVFPLTALTVLDDAIENLDVPVPCRAYDPEVFFAETPADVEYAKSLCRTCPLVEACLAGAKERREPWGVWGGELFVQGVVVARKRPRGRPRKNPVAA, encoded by the coding sequence GTGCAAATCGAAGCGCACGCCCCGTCCGTACCGCCCTCACAGACGCTCTCGCCCCCTGTTGCCCCGGAGGATCCCACCGTGTTCCCGCTCACCGCGCTGACCGTTCTCGACGACGCCATCGAGAACCTCGATGTGCCCGTTCCCTGCCGTGCCTACGACCCGGAGGTCTTCTTCGCCGAGACCCCGGCCGATGTCGAGTACGCGAAGTCGCTCTGCCGTACCTGCCCGCTCGTCGAGGCCTGCCTCGCCGGCGCCAAAGAGCGTCGCGAGCCGTGGGGTGTCTGGGGCGGAGAGCTTTTCGTCCAGGGCGTCGTCGTCGCCCGCAAGAGGCCGCGTGGCCGCCCGCGCAAGAACCCGGTCGCGGCATGA
- a CDS encoding ABC1 kinase family protein, protein MSDLPRKAVTRTAKLAALPLGFAGRATWGLGKRIGGRSAEIVAREVQQRTAEQLFKVLGELKGGAMKMGQALSVFESALPEEVAGPYRAALTKLQESAPPMPVQTVHGVLEAQLGTEWRELFVEFDDKPSAAASIGQVHRAVWHDGRRVAVKVQYPGAGEALLSDLTQLSRFARLLGPLIPGMDIKPLIAELRDRVSEELDYELEAEAQREHAEEFAGDPDVVVPDVVYQSDQVLVTEWIDGIPLAEVISDGTDEQRDRAGQLLARFLFSGPARTGLLHADPHPGNFRLLPAEEYGTAEDGPPGGGTAEDGTAEGASAEDAVPEDGDGIAEDEDAAEGAPVQWRLGVLDFGTVDRLPGGLPATIGHALRMTIEGEASAVYEMLCEEGFVKESIDLDPEAVLDYLVPIIEPVQADEFTFSRGWMRAQAARIADPRSPAHQLGKQLNLPPSYLLIHRVTLSTIGVLCQLGATVRLRDELEAWVPGFLPETVEAEFPDQATGQPADQLTEQVTEQVTGEVPEEELPPAQAHA, encoded by the coding sequence ATGTCTGATCTTCCCCGGAAAGCGGTCACACGTACCGCCAAGCTGGCGGCACTCCCACTCGGTTTCGCCGGCCGCGCCACCTGGGGCCTGGGCAAGCGCATCGGCGGCAGATCCGCGGAGATCGTGGCACGCGAGGTGCAGCAGCGCACGGCCGAGCAGCTCTTCAAGGTCCTGGGCGAGCTGAAGGGCGGGGCCATGAAAATGGGGCAGGCCCTCTCCGTCTTCGAGTCCGCCCTGCCCGAGGAGGTAGCGGGGCCCTACCGTGCGGCGCTGACCAAGCTCCAGGAATCCGCCCCTCCCATGCCGGTGCAGACGGTGCATGGCGTGCTGGAGGCTCAGCTGGGGACGGAGTGGCGCGAGCTGTTCGTCGAGTTCGACGACAAGCCGTCCGCCGCCGCGTCCATCGGCCAGGTGCACCGAGCGGTGTGGCACGACGGGCGCCGGGTGGCGGTCAAGGTGCAGTATCCCGGGGCCGGAGAGGCCCTGCTGTCGGATCTCACCCAGCTGAGCCGCTTCGCCCGGCTGCTCGGGCCGCTGATCCCCGGCATGGACATCAAGCCACTCATCGCCGAACTGCGCGACCGGGTCTCGGAGGAGCTGGACTACGAGCTGGAGGCGGAGGCGCAGCGGGAGCACGCGGAGGAGTTCGCCGGGGATCCGGACGTGGTGGTGCCCGATGTGGTGTACCAGAGCGATCAGGTACTGGTGACCGAGTGGATCGACGGAATCCCGCTGGCCGAGGTGATCTCGGACGGCACGGACGAACAGCGGGACCGGGCCGGGCAGCTGCTCGCGCGCTTTCTCTTCTCGGGCCCGGCCCGCACGGGACTGCTGCACGCCGACCCGCATCCCGGCAACTTCCGGCTGCTCCCCGCCGAGGAGTACGGGACCGCTGAGGACGGGCCCCCTGGGGGCGGGACCGCTGAGGACGGAACGGCTGAGGGGGCGAGCGCGGAGGACGCGGTCCCGGAGGACGGCGACGGGATCGCTGAGGACGAGGACGCCGCAGAGGGGGCCCCGGTGCAGTGGCGGCTGGGAGTGCTCGACTTCGGGACCGTGGACCGGCTGCCGGGCGGGCTTCCCGCCACGATCGGCCACGCCCTGCGGATGACCATCGAGGGCGAGGCCTCCGCCGTCTACGAGATGCTCTGCGAGGAGGGGTTCGTCAAGGAGTCCATCGATCTCGACCCGGAGGCGGTGCTGGACTACCTGGTACCGATCATCGAGCCGGTGCAGGCCGACGAGTTCACGTTCAGCCGGGGGTGGATGCGCGCGCAGGCGGCCAGGATCGCCGATCCCCGCTCCCCCGCCCACCAGTTGGGCAAGCAGCTCAATCTGCCGCCGTCCTATCTGCTGATCCACCGGGTGACACTGAGCACCATCGGGGTGCTCTGCCAGCTGGGTGCGACCGTGCGGCTCCGGGACGAACTCGAAGCCTGGGTGCCGGGGTTCCTGCCGGAGACCGTGGAAGCCGAGTTCCCGGATCAAGCCACAGGACAACCCGCGGATCAACTCACGGAACAGGTCACGGAACAGGTCACGGGCGAAGTCCCGGAGGAGGAACTGCCTCCCGCCCAGGCTCATGCCTGA